Proteins co-encoded in one Jeotgalibacillus malaysiensis genomic window:
- a CDS encoding RNA polymerase sigma 70 has translation MNLLDAKKKVQLWLVQVAGKIKAKEIHYIGGSEALPSPLERPEEAKVLARLAQGDEQARSLLIERNLRLVVYISRKFENTGINLEDLISIGTIGLIKAINTFNIEKNIKLATYASRCIENEILMYLRRTSKLRSEVSFDEPLNTDWDGNELLLSDVMGTENDLIVKGIEEKMDRVLLYQALTILDEKESFILESRFGLNGRQEHTQKDVADMMGISQSYISRLEKRIIKRLQREVAKLV, from the coding sequence TTGAATTTACTGGATGCAAAAAAGAAGGTTCAATTATGGCTTGTACAGGTAGCCGGTAAGATAAAAGCAAAAGAAATTCACTATATCGGCGGTAGTGAAGCATTGCCATCTCCACTTGAAAGACCGGAAGAAGCAAAAGTGTTAGCCAGACTGGCACAGGGAGACGAGCAGGCGAGGTCACTTTTAATCGAAAGGAATCTCAGACTTGTCGTCTATATATCAAGAAAGTTTGAAAATACGGGTATTAATCTCGAAGACTTGATCAGTATAGGAACAATTGGTTTAATTAAAGCGATTAACACATTTAATATTGAAAAAAATATAAAGCTTGCCACATACGCATCCAGATGTATTGAAAATGAAATCCTGATGTATCTGAGAAGAACGAGCAAGCTGAGATCAGAAGTATCCTTTGATGAGCCACTGAATACAGATTGGGATGGAAACGAGCTGTTATTATCTGATGTGATGGGGACTGAAAATGACCTGATTGTTAAAGGAATAGAAGAGAAAATGGACCGGGTTCTTCTGTATCAGGCATTAACGATTTTAGACGAAAAAGAATCTTTTATCCTAGAGTCAAGGTTCGGGTTAAACGGCAGGCAGGAGCATACACAAAAAGATGTAGCAGATATGATGGGCATCTCCCAGTCCTACATATCAAGACTTGAAAAGCGGATCATAAAACGGCTCCAAAGGGAAGTAGCAAAACTGGTATAA
- a CDS encoding RNA polymerase sigma 70 yields MSRKVEICGVDTSTLPIYKNEEMRAYFSAFQSGDPEAREKLVYGNLRLVLSVIQRFSHRSENPDDLFQVGCIGLLKSIDNFDLSQNVRFSTYAVPMIIGEIRRHLRDNNPIRVSRSLRDIAYKSLKAKEELISETSKEPTISEIAKRADIPEEDIVFALDAIQEPVSLFEPVYQDGGDPVYVMDQVRDNRVSDERWIEELSIREGMKDLEDRERLIVTNRFFNGKTQMEVAEEIGISQAQVSRLEKGAIRQMNKYFS; encoded by the coding sequence ATGTCCCGGAAAGTTGAAATTTGTGGTGTTGATACATCTACACTTCCAATTTATAAGAACGAAGAAATGAGAGCATATTTCTCTGCTTTTCAAAGCGGTGATCCTGAAGCGAGAGAGAAACTTGTATATGGAAACCTTAGACTTGTATTAAGTGTGATTCAACGGTTCAGTCACCGGAGCGAAAATCCCGATGATCTGTTCCAGGTCGGTTGTATCGGTCTGTTGAAATCGATTGATAATTTTGATCTGAGTCAAAATGTTCGTTTTTCCACTTATGCTGTACCAATGATTATTGGGGAAATCAGAAGGCACCTCAGAGACAATAACCCGATTCGTGTATCAAGGTCTCTTCGTGATATTGCATACAAATCTTTAAAGGCAAAAGAGGAACTGATATCAGAAACATCAAAGGAACCGACGATCAGTGAAATTGCAAAACGCGCAGATATACCAGAAGAAGATATTGTTTTTGCACTAGATGCCATACAGGAGCCTGTCTCCTTATTTGAACCGGTTTATCAGGATGGTGGAGATCCTGTCTATGTGATGGATCAGGTCAGGGATAACCGCGTGAGTGATGAGCGCTGGATTGAAGAACTGTCAATCAGGGAAGGAATGAAGGACCTTGAAGACAGGGAGCGCCTGATCGTAACAAACAGATTTTTCAATGGCAAAACACAAATGGAAGTGGCTGAGGAGATCGGTATTTCACAGGCACAGGTATCAAGACTTGAAAAAGGAGCCATCAGGCAAATGAATAAATATTTTTCCTGA
- a CDS encoding multicopper polyphenol oxidase, with product MNKGQTNTFLESSKWKQQFPGLTALFTTKNGGVSKGYYSTLNTGLHVNDENHTVVQNRKIVAEHSGWELNKWIYADQVHGTRVVQVTSRHAGMGTEAYHEAVKAADGLWTFDSGIGLSLGFADCVPIYFAEPETGYAGVAHAGWKGSVGNIGGEMIRQAAEAGVCADKMHVLIGPSIGECCYRVDQRVIDRIPDQINKKDIYETLGEGQFRLNLQELNKQLIIGAGVKEQHIEVSGLCTACQKDLFFSHRRDQGKTGRMSAVIGWRES from the coding sequence ATGAATAAGGGCCAGACAAATACATTTCTGGAGTCATCTAAGTGGAAACAGCAATTCCCCGGCCTGACTGCGCTTTTTACAACTAAGAATGGCGGTGTCAGTAAGGGGTATTATTCAACTTTAAATACAGGGCTACATGTAAACGATGAAAACCATACTGTTGTGCAAAACCGAAAAATCGTTGCAGAGCACAGCGGATGGGAATTAAATAAATGGATCTACGCAGACCAGGTGCATGGTACACGTGTCGTTCAGGTAACCTCCCGTCATGCGGGTATGGGGACTGAGGCTTATCATGAGGCAGTGAAAGCAGCTGATGGTCTCTGGACTTTTGACAGTGGAATCGGTTTATCTCTCGGTTTTGCTGATTGTGTTCCAATCTATTTTGCTGAGCCTGAAACCGGATATGCCGGTGTGGCTCATGCAGGATGGAAAGGATCAGTCGGTAACATAGGCGGCGAAATGATCAGGCAGGCAGCTGAAGCAGGAGTCTGTGCAGATAAAATGCACGTATTGATCGGACCTTCTATTGGAGAATGCTGCTACCGGGTAGATCAGCGAGTCATTGACCGGATTCCTGATCAAATTAATAAAAAAGATATATATGAGACGCTCGGAGAAGGTCAGTTCAGACTGAATCTGCAGGAGCTGAATAAACAGCTGATTATAGGTGCGGGCGTGAAAGAGCAGCATATTGAAGTAAGCGGGTTGTGTACAGCCTGCCAGAAAGACCTTTTCTTTTCTCATAGAAGAGATCAGGGGAAAACAGGCAGAATGTCGGCAGTCATTGGATGGAGGGAATCGTAG
- a CDS encoding cell division protein SepF encodes MGMKTKFKDFFFGEEEEYMEEVSEETPEEVRSIRKPSQKQNVVSLQSVQQSSKMVLMEPRMYAEAQEIADHLKSHRAVVVNLQRISKDQAKRIVDFLSGTVYAIGGDIQRVGTDIFLCTPDNIEVSGNITDLIQED; translated from the coding sequence ATGGGGATGAAAACGAAATTCAAAGATTTTTTCTTTGGTGAAGAAGAGGAATACATGGAAGAAGTATCTGAAGAAACGCCTGAAGAAGTAAGAAGCATCAGAAAACCTTCTCAAAAACAGAATGTTGTCAGCCTGCAAAGTGTACAGCAGTCTTCTAAAATGGTTTTAATGGAGCCGAGAATGTACGCAGAAGCACAGGAAATTGCTGATCATCTTAAAAGTCACCGAGCTGTTGTAGTAAATCTTCAGCGTATTAGCAAAGACCAGGCAAAACGGATCGTTGATTTCCTCAGCGGAACAGTCTATGCCATTGGCGGTGACATTCAGCGGGTTGGAACAGATATCTTTTTATGTACACCTGATAATATAGAGGTCAGCGGAAATATTACTGATCTGATTCAAGAAGATTAA
- a CDS encoding membrane protein → MQSVLALVFSILDTLLTFFSFALIIYILLSWFPNARESSFGQILAKICEPYLEPFRKIIPPLGMIDISPLVAIIALNLARSGLQQLYVMIT, encoded by the coding sequence ATGCAAAGTGTTTTAGCTTTAGTCTTTTCGATTTTAGATACATTATTAACGTTTTTCAGTTTTGCGCTGATTATTTATATTTTGCTTTCATGGTTTCCTAATGCAAGAGAAAGCAGCTTCGGCCAGATCCTTGCAAAAATTTGTGAGCCTTACTTGGAGCCGTTTAGAAAAATCATACCACCTCTTGGAATGATTGATATCTCACCACTTGTTGCAATTATTGCACTTAACCTTGCAAGGTCAGGGCTGCAGCAACTATACGTTATGATTACTTAA
- a CDS encoding septum formation initiator, with protein MPLSPLDIHNKDFSRGFRGYDEDEVNEFLDHVMRDYELVLREKKELEEKLNNHTERLGHFTTIEETLNKSIVVAQEAAEEVKRNATKEAKLIVKEAEKNADRIVNESLTKARKIALEIEDLKKQSKVFRTRFKMLIEAQLDLISHDDWDELMEYDLDTEELKSLTPEHE; from the coding sequence ATGCCACTATCGCCACTCGATATACATAATAAAGATTTCAGCCGCGGATTCAGGGGCTATGATGAAGATGAGGTAAATGAATTTCTTGATCACGTGATGAGAGATTATGAACTGGTTCTGCGTGAAAAGAAAGAGCTTGAAGAAAAACTGAATAACCACACTGAAAGGCTCGGACACTTTACAACAATTGAAGAAACACTCAATAAATCAATTGTAGTGGCTCAGGAAGCAGCTGAAGAAGTTAAGCGTAATGCAACAAAAGAAGCGAAGCTCATTGTGAAGGAAGCAGAAAAAAATGCTGATCGCATCGTGAACGAATCATTAACAAAAGCACGTAAAATTGCGCTTGAAATTGAAGATTTGAAAAAGCAGTCAAAGGTTTTCCGTACCCGTTTTAAGATGCTCATTGAAGCGCAGCTGGATCTGATCAGTCACGATGACTGGGATGAGCTCATGGAATACGACCTTGATACAGAAGAACTGAAAAGCCTTACCCCTGAACACGAATAA
- a CDS encoding isoleucyl-tRNA synthetase: MEYKNTLLMPKTAFPMRGNLPNREPEMQEKWAEMDIYKKVQERTAGRPLFVLHDGPPYANGDLHMGHALNKVLKDFIVRYKSMSGFQAPYVPGWDTHGLPIEQALTNKGVKRKEMTVAEFREKCAEYALQQIDNQRTQFKRIGVRGDWDNPYITLNPEYEAEQIRVFGEMAKKGYIYKGKKPVYWSPSSESALAEAEIEYQDKRSASIYVSFDVKDGKGKLDQDTAFVIWTTTPWTIPANLAIALHPKLEYVVVDTDSKKFVVAKELLESVQETMGWEKADVTATYKGSELEHVTAAHPLYNRESLVVLGEHVTTEAGTGCVHTAPGHGEDDFIVGKQYGLDVLCPVDDRGVFTDEAPGFEGLFYDKANKPITEKLDEAGALLKLEFFTHSYPHDWRTKKPIIFRATAQWFASIDKFREELMQAVQDTKWVPAWGETRLFNMVRDRGDWCISRQRAWGVPIPVFYAENGDAIITEETIDHVSNLFAEHGSNIWFERDAKDLLPEGFSHEGSPNGRFTKEQDIMDVWFDSGSSHQSVLKVRDELQRPADLYLEGSDQYRGWFNSSLTTGVAVTGKAPYKGVLSHGFALDGNGRKMSKSLGNVVLPSKVMNQLGADILRLWVASVDYQADVRVSDPILKQVAEVYRKMRNTLRFLLANLADFDPSKDAVSFDDLREVDQFMMVRLNQVVKSVTNAYENYEFASIYHTINNFCTTDLSSFYLDFAKDILYIEAENHQDRRAMQTVMYESLVSLVKLLSPILSHTADEVWAFIPGVEKESVQLTDMPEAKTYDNEKALLEKWNAFLDVRDDVLKALEEARSTKLIGKSLAAKVTLYADEKTHELLSSVNEDLKQLFIVSDFELAASSDSVPEQAIKFDGHTVAVEKAEGETCERCWTVTTDVGKDSDHPTLCTRCATVVKENYADVAAE, encoded by the coding sequence ATGGAATACAAAAATACTTTATTAATGCCAAAAACGGCATTTCCAATGCGGGGTAACCTGCCAAACCGTGAGCCTGAAATGCAGGAAAAGTGGGCAGAAATGGATATCTACAAAAAAGTACAGGAAAGAACAGCAGGAAGACCATTATTTGTTCTGCATGATGGTCCTCCTTATGCCAATGGAGACCTTCATATGGGTCATGCGCTGAACAAAGTGCTAAAAGACTTCATCGTACGATACAAATCTATGAGCGGATTTCAGGCGCCATACGTTCCGGGCTGGGACACTCATGGTCTTCCGATTGAACAGGCGCTTACTAATAAAGGTGTGAAGCGTAAAGAAATGACTGTTGCTGAATTCCGTGAAAAGTGTGCTGAATATGCTCTGCAGCAGATCGATAATCAACGCACACAGTTCAAACGGATCGGTGTCCGCGGTGACTGGGATAACCCATACATTACGCTGAACCCGGAATATGAAGCAGAACAGATCCGTGTATTCGGTGAAATGGCTAAAAAAGGTTATATCTATAAAGGGAAAAAGCCCGTCTACTGGTCTCCATCAAGTGAATCTGCACTTGCTGAAGCAGAAATTGAATATCAGGATAAGCGTTCTGCTTCTATTTATGTATCATTTGATGTGAAAGATGGCAAAGGGAAGCTGGATCAGGATACAGCTTTTGTGATCTGGACGACTACGCCATGGACGATTCCTGCCAACCTGGCAATCGCACTGCACCCTAAGCTTGAATACGTGGTTGTAGACACAGACAGCAAGAAGTTCGTCGTTGCAAAAGAATTGCTTGAAAGCGTTCAGGAAACAATGGGCTGGGAAAAAGCTGATGTGACAGCAACTTACAAGGGCTCAGAACTTGAGCATGTTACTGCAGCACATCCTTTATATAACCGTGAATCTCTCGTTGTACTTGGAGAGCATGTAACAACGGAAGCCGGAACAGGTTGTGTTCATACTGCACCGGGACACGGTGAAGATGACTTTATCGTTGGAAAACAGTACGGACTTGACGTACTTTGCCCGGTTGATGACCGTGGTGTGTTCACTGATGAGGCTCCTGGCTTTGAAGGGTTATTCTATGATAAAGCCAACAAACCGATCACTGAAAAACTTGATGAAGCAGGCGCATTATTAAAGCTTGAATTCTTCACGCACAGTTATCCGCATGACTGGAGAACAAAAAAGCCGATCATCTTCCGTGCAACGGCACAATGGTTTGCTTCTATTGATAAGTTCAGAGAGGAGCTTATGCAGGCCGTACAGGATACAAAGTGGGTTCCGGCATGGGGAGAAACCAGACTGTTTAACATGGTACGTGACCGTGGTGACTGGTGTATTTCAAGACAGCGTGCATGGGGTGTGCCGATTCCTGTATTCTACGCAGAAAACGGAGATGCGATCATCACTGAAGAAACGATTGATCATGTATCTAACCTTTTTGCAGAGCACGGGTCTAATATCTGGTTCGAACGCGATGCAAAAGATCTTCTTCCTGAAGGATTCTCTCATGAAGGAAGTCCGAATGGCCGCTTTACAAAAGAACAGGATATTATGGATGTATGGTTCGACAGCGGTTCTTCCCATCAATCAGTGCTAAAAGTCCGAGATGAGCTTCAGCGTCCTGCTGACCTTTATCTTGAGGGAAGTGACCAGTATCGTGGCTGGTTCAACTCTTCATTGACAACTGGTGTTGCTGTAACTGGTAAAGCACCATACAAAGGCGTGTTGAGCCACGGATTTGCACTTGATGGCAATGGCCGTAAGATGAGTAAATCTCTTGGTAACGTTGTATTGCCTTCTAAGGTGATGAATCAGCTTGGAGCGGATATCCTTCGCTTATGGGTTGCTTCAGTTGACTACCAGGCAGATGTGCGCGTATCTGATCCGATTTTAAAACAGGTTGCTGAAGTTTACCGTAAGATGCGTAATACACTTCGTTTCCTGCTTGCGAACCTGGCTGATTTTGACCCGTCAAAAGATGCTGTATCGTTTGATGACTTAAGAGAAGTTGACCAGTTTATGATGGTCAGACTAAATCAGGTTGTAAAATCAGTGACAAATGCATACGAAAATTATGAGTTTGCATCAATCTATCACACGATTAATAACTTCTGTACGACAGACCTGAGCTCGTTCTACCTTGATTTTGCAAAAGACATTCTTTATATCGAGGCTGAAAATCATCAGGATCGCCGTGCAATGCAGACAGTGATGTATGAGTCGCTTGTATCGCTTGTGAAGCTGCTATCTCCAATTCTTTCTCATACAGCTGATGAAGTATGGGCGTTCATCCCTGGCGTTGAAAAAGAAAGTGTGCAGTTGACTGATATGCCAGAGGCGAAAACCTATGATAATGAGAAAGCACTGCTTGAAAAGTGGAATGCTTTCCTTGATGTAAGAGATGATGTATTAAAAGCGCTTGAGGAAGCGAGAAGCACGAAGCTGATCGGTAAGTCTCTGGCAGCGAAAGTAACGTTGTACGCAGATGAAAAGACGCATGAGCTACTTTCGTCTGTAAATGAGGATCTGAAGCAGCTGTTTATTGTTTCTGATTTTGAGCTTGCTGCTTCATCTGACAGTGTACCTGAACAGGCTATCAAGTTTGATGGTCATACAGTTGCTGTTGAAAAAGCTGAAGGTGAAACGTGTGAAAGATGCTGGACTGTGACAACTGACGTTGGTAAAGACAGTGATCACCCGACACTTTGCACAAGATGTGCGACTGTTGTAAAAGAAAATTATGCAGATGTAGCTGCAGAATAA
- a CDS encoding signal peptidase II, with the protein MIYYLLALFIIVVDQLTKWLVVRNMEVGESINVIDGFFYLTSHRNTGAAWGMLEGQMWLFYIVTLVVIAGILYYYHKHAKGNKLFSASLMVLLGGAVGNFIDRIFRQEVVDFLQFTFFNFIFNIADAALTIGVIMLFLQMILEEVQEKRKKNGKHSTLNTGK; encoded by the coding sequence GTGATCTATTATTTGCTGGCTTTATTTATTATTGTAGTGGACCAGCTGACAAAATGGCTGGTAGTAAGGAATATGGAAGTAGGGGAATCAATTAATGTGATTGATGGTTTCTTCTACCTGACCTCGCATCGTAATACTGGTGCAGCATGGGGCATGCTCGAAGGACAGATGTGGCTGTTTTATATTGTCACACTGGTTGTCATTGCAGGAATTCTTTATTACTATCACAAACATGCTAAAGGAAATAAATTATTCAGTGCAAGTCTGATGGTGTTACTCGGCGGAGCAGTCGGTAACTTTATTGACCGGATTTTCAGGCAGGAAGTTGTAGACTTTTTACAATTTACATTCTTCAACTTTATTTTTAATATTGCTGATGCAGCACTGACAATTGGAGTAATCATGTTATTTCTTCAAATGATTTTAGAAGAAGTGCAAGAAAAGAGGAAGAAAAATGGAAAACATTCAACACTCAATACAGGAAAGTGA
- a CDS encoding uracil phosphoribosyltransferase, protein MSATVVMDEQMMKRALTRIAHEIIERNKGVEDCVLVGIKTRGIHLAERLKERIESIEQVSVPVGELDITMYRDDLEKKHNSGEPVVHSKNISLEINNKKVIVVDDVLYTGRTVRAAMDAIMDNGRPTQIQLAVLIDRGHRELPIRADFVGKNIPTSSTEKISVELSETDQNEQVTIHK, encoded by the coding sequence ATGTCTGCAACGGTCGTAATGGACGAACAGATGATGAAGCGGGCGCTGACAAGAATTGCCCATGAAATCATTGAACGAAACAAAGGCGTTGAGGATTGTGTGCTCGTAGGAATTAAAACCAGAGGCATTCACCTCGCAGAGCGCCTTAAAGAAAGAATTGAGTCAATCGAGCAGGTAAGTGTTCCAGTCGGTGAGCTGGATATTACAATGTATCGTGATGACCTTGAAAAAAAGCATAATTCGGGTGAGCCGGTTGTTCACAGTAAAAACATTTCACTCGAAATCAACAATAAGAAAGTGATTGTGGTTGATGATGTCCTATATACAGGACGTACGGTCAGAGCTGCGATGGACGCCATTATGGATAATGGCAGGCCAACTCAGATCCAGCTCGCAGTTCTGATTGACCGGGGACACAGAGAGCTTCCGATCAGAGCTGACTTTGTCGGAAAAAATATTCCGACTTCAAGTACTGAAAAGATCAGCGTAGAGCTGAGTGAAACAGATCAAAATGAACAGGTAACCATACACAAATAA